A section of the Rhizobium sp. BG4 genome encodes:
- a CDS encoding HigA family addiction module antitoxin: MVENILPAIHPGEILRELYFEPLEISPYMLAKKLGVPRTRIERIAVGKVGITTDTALRLAKFFRTTPEFWMNLQVSYDIKVQKDAMATALAAIPEVEAA; encoded by the coding sequence ATGGTTGAGAATATTCTGCCGGCGATCCATCCCGGTGAAATCCTGCGGGAGCTCTATTTCGAGCCATTGGAAATCTCGCCCTATATGCTGGCGAAGAAGCTCGGCGTTCCCCGGACCCGTATCGAGCGTATCGCGGTTGGGAAGGTGGGCATCACGACCGATACTGCGCTGCGGCTCGCCAAATTCTTCCGCACGACGCCCGAGTTCTGGATGAACCTGCAGGTGAGCTACGACATCAAGGTCCAAAAGGACGCTATGGCGACGGCGCTTGCCGCCATCCCCGAGGTCGAGGCAGCCTGA
- a CDS encoding ribonuclease E/G, whose amino-acid sequence MADKMLIDASHEEETRVVVVRGNRIEEFDFESQHKKQIRGNIYLAKVTRVEPSLQAAFVDYGGNRHGFLAFAEIHPDYYQIPLADRQALLRAEAEEHRRDDDVEHVETAPMNDPANQEQPDIGIVAKDEPAEEVAAEAPAEAEAPVAEEAAPAKKKAAAKPRRSRKKAVETTATEDAVPTDVEAPVASVDSDDDSNGGSMAAMVESDSISEEVDSRRRGHDDDDDDDHDHEEEVIESVGAEDAMEEVPDRAARRPRKQYRIQEVIKRRQILLVQVAKEERGNKGAALTTYLSLAGRYSVLMPNTARGGGISRKITNPQDRKRLKEIARMLEVPQGMGVILRTAGANRTKVEVKRDFEYLMRLWENVRTLTLASTAPCLVYEEGSLIKRSIRDLYNKDIGEIIVAGEEGYREAKDFMKMLMPSHAKVVQPYRDIHPIFSRSGIEAQLDRMLQPQVTLKSGGYLIMNQTEALVSIDVNSGRSTREHSIEDTALQTNLEAADEVARQLRLRDLAGLIVIDFIDMEEKRNNRAVEKRLKECLKNDRARIQVGRISHFGLLEMSRQRIRASVLESTTQVCSHCGGTGHVRSQSSVALHVLRGIEEYLLKNTTHDITVRTTPDIALYLLNHKRQSIVDYETRFGVAIVIGADNSIGSQHFAIDRGEPVENPVKIETLFNFAAIPDDDDDDVVIEMDEEEDEELEEKAASAERPAQQRSESDSEGGNRKRKRRRRRRGGRGGNGDQASGLEASAEDGADETEGDEDEAEGDEAAATETRAEGDSDNEQRRKRRRRGKRGGRRNRDENGELSADAADGEGEGDAESEAEAGETAAVETQAEVIEAVATDAAEGEGAMAAVETGAFVTEEVKPAKGRGRGRRKAAASPVEEPVVAEEAPAAAAEPEAETVEASADLAAPAAEAAAAEEAKPVRANRESNISSSAPTVKSTREAAEAEGDGKPKKAGWWQRRGFF is encoded by the coding sequence ATGGCAGACAAAATGCTTATCGACGCGTCTCACGAGGAAGAGACGCGCGTCGTTGTCGTTCGCGGGAACCGCATAGAAGAGTTTGACTTCGAGTCGCAGCACAAGAAGCAAATCCGCGGCAACATCTATCTTGCTAAGGTAACGAGGGTTGAGCCCTCGCTGCAGGCCGCTTTCGTAGATTACGGCGGCAACCGGCACGGCTTCCTGGCCTTTGCCGAAATCCATCCCGATTACTACCAGATCCCGCTGGCCGACCGTCAGGCCTTGCTGCGCGCCGAAGCTGAAGAGCATCGCCGCGACGACGACGTCGAGCATGTCGAGACCGCGCCGATGAACGATCCGGCGAACCAGGAGCAGCCCGATATCGGCATCGTCGCCAAGGACGAGCCTGCCGAGGAAGTCGCAGCCGAGGCTCCGGCCGAGGCAGAAGCTCCGGTTGCCGAAGAAGCCGCTCCGGCCAAGAAGAAGGCCGCGGCCAAGCCGCGCCGCAGCCGCAAGAAGGCTGTCGAAACCACCGCGACCGAAGACGCCGTTCCGACCGATGTCGAAGCACCGGTTGCTTCCGTCGACAGCGACGACGATTCGAACGGCGGCTCGATGGCTGCAATGGTCGAAAGCGACTCGATCTCGGAAGAAGTCGATTCCCGCCGCCGCGGCCATGACGACGATGACGACGACGATCACGACCATGAAGAAGAAGTGATCGAATCCGTCGGCGCCGAAGACGCGATGGAAGAAGTGCCGGATCGTGCAGCCCGCCGTCCGCGCAAGCAGTACCGCATCCAGGAAGTCATCAAGCGCCGCCAGATCCTGCTCGTGCAGGTCGCCAAGGAAGAGCGCGGCAACAAGGGCGCGGCTCTCACCACCTATCTGTCGCTCGCAGGCCGCTACTCGGTTCTGATGCCGAACACGGCGCGTGGCGGCGGCATTTCGCGCAAGATCACCAACCCGCAGGATCGCAAGCGGCTGAAGGAAATCGCCCGCATGCTGGAAGTGCCGCAGGGCATGGGCGTGATCCTTCGTACCGCCGGTGCCAACCGCACCAAGGTCGAGGTCAAGCGCGACTTCGAATATCTGATGCGCCTGTGGGAGAACGTCCGCACGCTGACGCTCGCCTCGACGGCTCCCTGCCTGGTTTACGAAGAGGGATCGCTGATCAAGCGCTCGATCCGCGACCTCTACAACAAGGATATCGGCGAGATCATCGTTGCCGGCGAAGAAGGCTACCGTGAAGCGAAAGACTTCATGAAGATGCTGATGCCGAGCCACGCCAAGGTGGTTCAGCCTTACCGCGACATTCACCCGATCTTCTCGCGCTCCGGCATCGAGGCACAGCTCGACCGCATGCTGCAGCCGCAGGTGACGCTGAAGTCCGGCGGCTACCTGATCATGAACCAGACGGAAGCGCTGGTTTCGATCGACGTCAACTCCGGCCGTTCGACGCGCGAGCACTCGATCGAAGACACGGCGCTGCAGACGAACCTCGAAGCCGCCGACGAAGTGGCGCGCCAGCTTCGCCTTCGCGACCTTGCCGGCCTGATCGTCATCGACTTCATCGACATGGAAGAAAAGCGCAACAACCGCGCTGTCGAGAAGCGTCTGAAGGAATGCCTGAAGAACGACCGCGCCCGCATCCAGGTCGGCCGCATCTCGCATTTCGGCCTTCTGGAAATGTCGCGCCAGCGCATCCGCGCTTCGGTTCTGGAATCGACGACGCAGGTCTGCTCGCATTGCGGCGGCACCGGTCACGTCCGTTCGCAGTCCTCCGTTGCCCTGCACGTCCTGCGCGGCATCGAGGAATATCTGCTCAAGAACACGACGCACGATATCACGGTACGCACCACGCCTGACATCGCGCTCTACCTGCTCAACCACAAGCGCCAGTCGATCGTCGATTACGAAACCCGCTTCGGCGTGGCGATCGTCATCGGTGCCGACAACAGCATCGGTTCGCAGCATTTCGCGATCGATCGTGGCGAGCCGGTCGAGAACCCGGTCAAGATCGAAACGCTCTTCAACTTCGCGGCTATCCCCGACGATGACGACGACGATGTCGTGATCGAGATGGACGAGGAAGAAGACGAAGAGCTCGAAGAAAAGGCAGCCAGCGCCGAGCGCCCTGCCCAGCAGCGTTCGGAAAGCGACAGCGAAGGCGGTAACCGCAAGCGCAAGCGCCGCCGCCGCCGTCGTGGTGGCCGTGGTGGCAATGGCGACCAGGCTTCAGGCCTCGAAGCCTCCGCTGAAGACGGCGCCGACGAAACGGAAGGCGATGAGGACGAGGCAGAGGGCGATGAAGCCGCTGCAACCGAAACCCGCGCCGAAGGCGATAGCGACAACGAGCAGCGCCGCAAGCGCCGCCGCCGTGGCAAGCGTGGCGGACGCCGCAACCGTGACGAAAACGGCGAACTGAGCGCCGATGCCGCCGACGGTGAAGGTGAAGGCGACGCCGAGTCGGAAGCTGAAGCCGGCGAGACCGCCGCGGTCGAAACCCAGGCCGAAGTGATCGAAGCCGTTGCAACTGATGCAGCCGAGGGCGAAGGCGCCATGGCAGCCGTCGAAACCGGTGCCTTCGTCACCGAAGAGGTCAAGCCTGCCAAGGGTCGCGGTCGTGGCCGCCGCAAGGCAGCTGCATCGCCGGTCGAAGAGCCTGTTGTCGCCGAAGAAGCGCCTGCAGCCGCTGCAGAGCCGGAAGCCGAGACTGTCGAAGCATCCGCCGATCTCGCCGCTCCTGCTGCTGAAGCCGCTGCGGCCGAAGAAGCAAAGCCGGTCCGTGCCAACCGCGAATCGAACATCTCCTCGTCTGCGCCGACCGTGAAGTCGACCCGCGAGGCTGCCGAGGCCGAAGGCGACGGCAAGCCGAAGAAGGCCGGCTGGTGGCAGCGCCGCGGCTTCTTCTAA
- the rlmB gene encoding 23S rRNA (guanosine(2251)-2'-O)-methyltransferase RlmB, which yields MSKDNKSGGKPATEKTPRDTHYATLRRQHRDAKRERGEIPTPAPQKRKRGGDDWKPPVLAPEQVYLYGLHTVRAALDNKERRNIKLSVTQNALARLEIDPETLGIPVEMVAPHDIDKMLGPDAIHQGVMLETRPLPVRRLEALKDSPLLLVLDQVTDPHNVGAIMRSAVAFNAGAVITTQRHSPTESGVMAKSASGALELIPYIQITNLADAVGELHKLGFVTIGLDSEGPAPLEGTFTGEKVALVLGSEGKGLRQKTRETVNALARLDMPGAIKSLNVSNAAAIALYAARLYLAK from the coding sequence ATGAGCAAAGACAACAAATCCGGCGGCAAGCCCGCAACCGAAAAAACCCCGCGCGACACGCATTACGCAACGCTGCGCCGCCAGCACCGCGATGCAAAACGCGAGCGTGGCGAGATCCCCACCCCTGCCCCGCAAAAGCGCAAGCGCGGCGGCGACGACTGGAAGCCGCCGGTTCTGGCGCCCGAACAGGTCTATCTCTATGGCCTGCATACAGTGCGCGCCGCGCTCGACAATAAAGAGCGACGCAACATCAAGCTTTCGGTGACGCAGAATGCGCTCGCCCGCCTGGAGATCGATCCCGAGACACTCGGCATTCCGGTCGAGATGGTGGCGCCGCATGATATCGACAAGATGCTTGGCCCCGACGCCATCCACCAGGGCGTCATGCTGGAAACGCGGCCCCTGCCCGTACGCCGGCTGGAAGCGCTGAAGGACAGCCCGCTGCTTCTGGTTCTCGACCAGGTGACCGATCCGCACAATGTTGGCGCCATCATGCGCTCGGCCGTCGCCTTCAATGCCGGTGCCGTGATCACCACGCAGCGGCACAGCCCGACCGAATCGGGCGTGATGGCAAAATCGGCCTCCGGCGCCCTCGAACTCATTCCTTATATACAGATCACCAATCTCGCCGATGCGGTGGGCGAGCTGCACAAGCTCGGCTTCGTGACGATCGGGCTTGATTCGGAAGGACCGGCGCCGCTCGAAGGGACCTTTACCGGAGAGAAAGTGGCACTCGTTCTCGGCTCCGAGGGCAAGGGCCTGCGGCAGAAGACGCGCGAGACGGTCAATGCCCTGGCGCGGCTCGACATGCCGGGCGCGATCAAATCGCTCAACGTCTCGAACGCGGCAGCGATCGCGCTCTATGCGGCGCGGCTTTATCTGGCGAAATAG
- a CDS encoding N-acetylmuramoyl-L-alanine amidase: MNVLAGALVAVALCLHVGPASAADGGKPEPLLAYGARIIGDDARTRIVVDFDREPAFSVHYIANPERIVIDLPATAFGFDAKQLGARGLFKDIRYGAMGEGSARIVLTAIKPVKLAIAKVQKDEDGKGHRLVLDAEMTTKEEFAALVKGQSWSDPADQQVTSAIPAGEAPKPGDFIIAVDAGHGGIDTGAIGVDTKTEEKQVTLAFAKALADRLNREPGIKAFLTRDSDEFLSLSERVQLARQHHAGLFISLHADTLKQKDIRGATVYTISDKASDKLAADLAERENLSDQIAGKETVAEPPEVADILLDLTRRETQAFSISLAENVLGSFKDQIGTINNPHRHAGFQVLRAPDVPSILLELGFLSNVEDEKLLLDDQWRLKMADLLTDAVKRYHSSVAANGG; encoded by the coding sequence ATGAATGTTTTGGCGGGCGCGCTCGTTGCCGTCGCGCTGTGTCTTCATGTGGGACCTGCTTCGGCTGCCGATGGCGGCAAGCCCGAACCGCTGCTTGCCTATGGCGCACGTATCATCGGCGATGACGCCCGCACCCGCATCGTCGTCGATTTCGACCGCGAACCGGCTTTCTCCGTTCACTACATCGCCAATCCCGAGCGTATCGTCATCGACCTGCCGGCGACCGCCTTCGGCTTCGATGCCAAGCAGCTCGGTGCCCGCGGTCTCTTCAAGGATATCCGCTACGGCGCGATGGGCGAGGGCAGTGCCCGCATCGTGCTGACGGCGATCAAACCGGTGAAACTGGCGATCGCCAAGGTGCAGAAGGATGAGGACGGCAAGGGCCACCGCCTGGTGCTCGATGCCGAGATGACGACCAAGGAGGAATTCGCGGCCCTCGTCAAAGGCCAGTCTTGGAGCGATCCGGCCGATCAGCAGGTGACGAGCGCGATACCGGCCGGAGAGGCGCCGAAGCCCGGCGACTTCATCATTGCCGTCGATGCCGGTCACGGCGGCATCGATACCGGCGCGATCGGCGTCGACACCAAGACCGAGGAAAAGCAGGTGACGCTTGCCTTTGCCAAGGCGCTGGCCGACCGGCTGAACCGCGAGCCCGGCATCAAGGCCTTCCTCACCCGCGATAGCGACGAATTCCTGTCGCTTTCCGAGCGCGTGCAGCTTGCCCGCCAGCACCATGCCGGCCTGTTCATCTCGCTTCATGCCGATACGCTGAAGCAAAAGGATATCAGGGGCGCCACCGTCTACACGATCTCCGACAAGGCATCCGACAAGCTCGCCGCCGATCTTGCAGAGCGCGAAAACCTCTCCGACCAGATCGCAGGCAAGGAAACCGTTGCCGAGCCGCCTGAAGTCGCCGACATCCTGCTCGACCTGACGCGGCGCGAGACCCAGGCTTTCTCGATCTCGCTTGCCGAGAATGTGCTTGGCTCCTTCAAGGATCAGATCGGCACGATCAACAATCCGCACCGGCATGCCGGTTTCCAGGTCCTGCGCGCACCCGACGTGCCCTCTATCCTGCTGGAACTCGGCTTCCTCTCGAATGTCGAGGATGAGAAGCTTCTCCTCGACGACCAGTGGCGGCTGAAGATGGCCGATCTGCTGACCGATGCCGTAAAGCGATACCATTCGTCGGTTGCCGCCAATGGCGGCTGA
- a CDS encoding NAD(P)-dependent oxidoreductase, with amino-acid sequence MKKRILFTGGSGKAGRHTVPWLVAKGYEVHNIDLVPLESPGVTNLIADITDSGQVFNALSMHRDFPDLESGKGVQPFDAVIHFAAVPRILIKPDNETFRINTMGTYNVIEAAVKLGIRKIIVASSETTYGVCFAEGHRDFHQFPLDEDYDVNPMDSYGLSKVINEKTARAFAERTGADIYALRIGNVIEPHEYEKFPAFFADPEIRKRIAWSYIDARDLGQICHLCIEKDGLGYQVFNAANDTVSANTPSKELARRFFPNVPFTREIGEYEGLLSNRKIREVLGFKEEHNWRNHVKV; translated from the coding sequence ATGAAGAAGCGTATTCTTTTCACCGGTGGTTCGGGCAAGGCAGGGCGGCACACCGTGCCGTGGCTGGTCGCCAAGGGCTATGAGGTCCACAATATCGATCTCGTGCCGCTGGAAAGCCCCGGCGTCACCAATCTGATCGCCGACATCACCGATAGCGGCCAGGTCTTTAACGCGCTGTCGATGCATCGTGACTTTCCCGATCTCGAGAGCGGGAAGGGCGTCCAGCCGTTCGACGCGGTCATTCATTTTGCCGCCGTGCCGCGCATCCTCATCAAGCCTGACAACGAGACCTTCCGCATCAACACGATGGGGACCTATAATGTCATCGAAGCAGCGGTGAAGCTCGGCATCCGCAAGATCATCGTCGCCTCGAGCGAGACGACCTATGGCGTCTGCTTCGCCGAGGGACATCGCGATTTCCACCAGTTTCCGCTGGACGAAGATTACGACGTCAATCCGATGGATTCCTATGGCTTGTCGAAGGTGATCAACGAGAAGACGGCAAGGGCCTTTGCCGAACGCACCGGCGCCGACATCTATGCGCTGCGCATCGGCAATGTCATCGAGCCGCATGAATACGAGAAGTTCCCCGCCTTCTTCGCCGATCCGGAGATTCGCAAGCGCATCGCCTGGAGCTATATCGATGCTCGCGATCTCGGCCAGATCTGCCATCTCTGCATCGAGAAGGATGGTCTCGGCTACCAGGTCTTCAACGCCGCGAACGACACCGTCTCGGCCAATACGCCGTCGAAGGAACTCGCCAGACGGTTTTTCCCCAACGTTCCCTTCACCCGCGAGATCGGCGAATACGAGGGGCTTCTCTCCAACCGCAAGATCCGCGAAGTGCTGGGCTTCAAGGAAGAACACAACTGGCGCAACCACGTGAAGGTCTGA
- a CDS encoding NAD kinase, whose amino-acid sequence MGRSFQTLGFLASSATEALAAREELIRIYGDVPAEEADVIVALGGDGFMLQTLHGTMNSGKLVYGMNRGSVGFLMNDYKTEDLQDRICAAVENVFRPLQMTTANADGTNSTALAINEVSLFRQSYQAAKLRVEVDGHVRLEELICDGLMVATPAGSTAYNLSAHGPILPLEAPLLAMTPVSAFRPRRWRGALLPNKVTVDIHILEAEKRPVNAVADNSEVKSVLHVRIAQSEHMTARILSDPDRSWSDRILAEQFED is encoded by the coding sequence ATGGGCCGGTCATTTCAGACGCTTGGTTTTCTGGCATCTTCCGCCACCGAGGCGCTGGCGGCGCGTGAGGAATTGATTCGCATCTATGGCGATGTGCCGGCCGAGGAGGCCGATGTCATTGTCGCGCTTGGCGGCGATGGCTTCATGCTGCAGACGCTGCACGGTACGATGAACAGCGGCAAGTTGGTTTACGGCATGAACCGCGGTTCCGTCGGCTTCCTGATGAACGATTACAAGACGGAGGATCTGCAGGATCGTATCTGCGCTGCCGTCGAGAATGTCTTCCGTCCGCTGCAGATGACGACAGCCAATGCCGATGGCACCAATTCGACAGCACTTGCGATCAACGAGGTCTCGCTGTTTCGCCAGTCCTACCAGGCGGCCAAGCTGCGGGTTGAGGTTGATGGCCATGTGCGGCTCGAAGAGCTGATCTGTGACGGCCTGATGGTGGCAACGCCGGCGGGCTCGACGGCCTATAATCTCTCGGCTCATGGTCCGATCCTGCCGCTGGAGGCGCCGCTTCTGGCGATGACGCCGGTGAGCGCCTTCCGTCCGCGGCGCTGGCGCGGCGCGCTGCTGCCGAACAAGGTGACGGTCGATATCCATATTCTGGAAGCGGAGAAGCGGCCGGTGAATGCCGTTGCCGATAATTCCGAGGTCAAGTCGGTGCTGCATGTGCGCATCGCCCAGTCGGAACATATGACAGCACGCATCCTCTCCGATCCGGACCGCTCCTGGTCCGACCGCATTCTGGCAGAACAATTCGAGGATTGA
- the tuf gene encoding elongation factor Tu — protein MAKSKFERNKPHVNIGTIGHVDHGKTSLTAAITKYFGEFKAYDQIDAAPEEKARGITISTAHVEYETPNRHYAHVDCPGHADYVKNMITGAAQMDGAILVCSAADGPMPQTREHILLARQVGVPAIVVFLNKVDQVDDAELLELVELEVRELLSSYDFPGDDIPVVKGSALAALEDSDKKIGEDAIRELMAQVDAYIPTPERPVDQPFLMPIEDVFSISGRGTVVTGRVERGIVKVGEEVEIVGIRATSKTTVTGVEMFRKLLDQGQAGDNIGALVRGVNRDGVERGQILCKPGSVKPHKKFKAEAYILTKEEGGRHTPFFTNYRPQFYFRTTDVTGIVTLPEGTEMVMPGDNVTVDVELIVPIAMEEKLRFAIREGGRTVGAGIVASIVE, from the coding sequence ATGGCAAAGAGTAAGTTTGAGCGCAACAAGCCGCACGTAAACATCGGCACGATCGGCCACGTTGACCACGGCAAGACGTCTCTGACGGCAGCGATCACGAAGTATTTCGGCGAGTTCAAGGCGTACGACCAGATCGACGCTGCTCCGGAAGAAAAGGCACGCGGCATCACCATCTCGACGGCACACGTCGAGTATGAGACCCCGAACCGCCACTACGCGCACGTCGACTGCCCCGGCCACGCCGACTACGTCAAGAACATGATCACCGGTGCCGCACAGATGGACGGCGCGATCCTGGTTTGCTCTGCTGCTGACGGCCCGATGCCGCAGACCCGCGAGCACATCCTGCTCGCTCGCCAGGTTGGCGTTCCGGCTATCGTCGTGTTCCTCAACAAGGTCGACCAGGTTGACGACGCCGAGCTTCTCGAACTCGTCGAGCTCGAAGTTCGCGAACTGCTGTCGTCCTACGACTTCCCGGGCGACGACATCCCGGTCGTCAAGGGTTCGGCTCTGGCCGCTCTCGAAGATTCCGACAAGAAGATCGGCGAAGACGCGATCCGCGAGCTGATGGCTCAGGTCGACGCCTACATCCCGACGCCTGAGCGTCCGGTTGACCAGCCGTTCCTGATGCCGATCGAAGACGTGTTCTCGATCTCGGGCCGCGGTACGGTTGTTACGGGCCGCGTCGAGCGTGGTATCGTCAAGGTTGGCGAAGAAGTCGAAATCGTCGGCATCCGCGCGACTTCGAAGACGACGGTTACCGGCGTTGAAATGTTCCGCAAGCTGCTCGATCAGGGCCAGGCCGGCGACAACATCGGCGCTCTGGTTCGCGGTGTTAACCGTGACGGCGTCGAGCGTGGTCAGATCCTGTGCAAGCCGGGTTCGGTCAAGCCGCACAAGAAGTTCAAGGCAGAAGCCTACATCCTGACGAAGGAAGAAGGCGGCCGTCATACGCCGTTCTTCACCAACTACCGTCCGCAGTTCTACTTCCGCACGACGGACGTGACGGGCATCGTGACGCTGCCGGAAGGCACGGAAATGGTTATGCCGGGCGACAACGTCACGGTTGACGTCGAGCTGATCGTTCCGATCGCGATGGAAGAAAAGCTGCGCTTCGCTATCCGCGAAGGCGGCCGTACCGTCGGCGCCGGCATCGTTGCCTCGATCGTCGAGTAA
- a CDS encoding penicillin-binding protein 1A, whose amino-acid sequence MIRLLGYFFGIACVMFLGAAAVVAVYLANVAKDLPDYAVLNSYAPPVTTRVHAGNGALMAEYAKEKRLFLPIQAIPDRVKAAFLSAEDKNFYNHPGVDLTGLGRAILVNVQNFGSGRRPVGASTITQQVAKNFLLTSDQTIDRKIKEAILSFRIEQAYSKDKILELYLNEIFFGLNSYGIGSAALTYFNKSVTELTIAESAYLASLPKGPANYHPFRHPEAALERRNWVIDRMVENGYVSKEDGEEAKKQPLGVTARSTGPSLFASDYFAEAVRRQLIDQFGEKALYEGGLSVRTSLDPQMQLAARRALQDGLTTYDERRGFHGPIKTIDTTADWGKALADIPALSDVPEWRLAVVLAVSDDSVDIGLQPPKDGGGKIGPDRERGTIQAKNMQWAYRSSTGDRKTAKSPEGVLSPGDVVYVARQGGETSTSYRLQQPPKVQGGLVAMDPKTGRVLAMAGGFSYGQSEFNRATQAMRQPGSSFKPFVYAAAMDNGYTPASVIMDAPIEIVSGGQVWKPENYGGEVGGPSTLRSGIEHSRNLMTVRLANDLGMNIVAEYAERFGIYDKMPPLLAMSLGSGETTVLRMVSAYSVIANGGKQIKPTLIDRIQDRYGKTIFKHEERVCDGCNAGDWQNQEEPNIVDNREQVLDPMTAYQITSMMQGVITRGTAAGKIDLGGRDVAGKTGTTNDEKDAWFVGFTPDLVAGLYMGFDTPAPLGRGGTGGGLSAPIFNEFMQAAVKDMPPSKFVIPQGMNLVAIDRKTGMAAQEGDPNTIIEAFKPGTGPADSFSVIGMDSTMSPEEILKTSPQANQAVQSNSGGLY is encoded by the coding sequence ATGATCAGACTTCTTGGATATTTCTTCGGCATTGCTTGCGTCATGTTTCTTGGCGCAGCAGCTGTCGTGGCCGTTTATCTGGCCAACGTCGCGAAGGATCTCCCCGATTACGCCGTGCTGAACAGCTATGCGCCGCCCGTGACCACCCGCGTTCACGCCGGTAACGGCGCGCTGATGGCCGAATATGCCAAGGAAAAGCGCCTGTTCCTGCCGATCCAGGCAATCCCGGACCGCGTCAAGGCTGCCTTCCTTTCGGCTGAAGACAAGAATTTCTACAACCATCCGGGCGTCGACCTCACCGGTCTCGGCCGCGCTATTCTCGTCAACGTCCAGAATTTCGGCTCCGGCCGCCGCCCGGTCGGCGCCTCGACGATTACCCAACAGGTCGCCAAGAACTTCCTTCTGACCTCGGACCAGACGATCGACCGCAAGATCAAGGAAGCGATCCTCTCCTTCCGCATCGAGCAGGCTTACAGCAAGGACAAGATCCTCGAGCTTTATCTGAACGAAATCTTCTTCGGCCTGAACTCCTACGGTATCGGTAGCGCAGCACTCACCTATTTCAACAAGTCGGTCACCGAACTGACGATCGCCGAATCCGCCTATCTGGCATCGCTGCCGAAGGGCCCGGCAAACTACCATCCGTTCCGCCACCCGGAAGCAGCGCTTGAGCGCCGCAACTGGGTCATCGATCGCATGGTCGAAAACGGCTATGTCAGCAAGGAAGACGGCGAAGAAGCCAAAAAGCAGCCGCTCGGCGTCACCGCCCGCAGCACCGGCCCGTCGCTCTTTGCTTCCGATTACTTCGCCGAAGCCGTTCGCCGTCAGCTGATCGACCAGTTCGGTGAGAAGGCGCTTTATGAAGGCGGTCTCTCGGTCCGCACCTCGCTCGATCCGCAGATGCAGCTGGCGGCCCGCCGCGCCCTGCAGGATGGTCTGACGACCTATGACGAGCGCCGCGGTTTCCACGGCCCGATCAAGACGATCGACACGACTGCCGACTGGGGCAAGGCTCTCGCCGACATTCCGGCCCTGTCGGACGTTCCCGAATGGCGCCTTGCCGTCGTTCTCGCCGTATCCGACGACAGCGTCGATATCGGCCTGCAGCCGCCGAAGGACGGTGGCGGCAAGATCGGCCCGGATCGCGAGCGCGGTACCATCCAGGCAAAGAACATGCAGTGGGCCTATCGCTCGTCGACTGGCGACCGCAAGACGGCGAAGTCGCCTGAGGGCGTTCTGTCGCCAGGCGACGTCGTCTATGTCGCGCGCCAGGGCGGTGAGACATCGACATCATACCGGCTGCAGCAGCCACCGAAGGTTCAGGGTGGCCTCGTTGCCATGGACCCGAAAACCGGCCGCGTTCTCGCCATGGCTGGCGGCTTCTCCTACGGCCAGTCGGAATTCAACCGTGCGACGCAGGCGATGCGCCAGCCGGGTTCCTCCTTCAAGCCTTTCGTCTACGCAGCCGCGATGGACAACGGCTATACGCCGGCCTCCGTCATCATGGACGCCCCGATCGAGATCGTCTCCGGCGGTCAGGTCTGGAAGCCTGAGAACTACGGCGGCGAAGTCGGCGGCCCCTCGACCCTGCGTTCGGGCATCGAGCATTCGCGCAACCTGATGACGGTCCGCCTCGCCAACGACCTTGGCATGAACATCGTTGCCGAATATGCCGAGCGCTTCGGCATTTACGACAAGATGCCGCCGCTGCTCGCCATGTCGCTCGGCTCCGGCGAAACCACCGTTCTGCGCATGGTCTCGGCCTATTCGGTCATTGCCAATGGCGGCAAGCAGATCAAGCCGACGCTGATCGACCGCATCCAGGACCGCTACGGCAAGACCATCTTCAAGCATGAAGAGCGCGTCTGCGACGGCTGCAATGCCGGCGACTGGCAGAACCAGGAAGAGCCGAACATCGTCGACAACCGCGAACAGGTTCTCGACCCGATGACCGCCTACCAGATCACCTCGATGATGCAGGGCGTCATCACCCGCGGTACCGCTGCAGGCAAGATCGATCTCGGCGGCCGCGATGTCGCCGGCAAGACCGGTACCACCAACGATGAAAAGGACGCCTGGTTCGTCGGCTTCACGCCGGATCTGGTCGCCGGTCTCTACATGGGCTTCGATACGCCGGCGCCGCTTGGCCGCGGCGGTACGGGTGGCGGCCTTTCGGCGCCGATCTTCAACGAGTTCATGCAGGCCGCCGTCAAGGACATGCCGCCGTCGAAATTCGTGATCCCGCAAGGCATGAACCTCGTCGCCATCGACCGCAAGACCGGCATGGCGGCGCAGGAAGGCGATCCGAACACGATCATCGAAGCCTTCAAGCCCGGCACCGGCCCGGCCGACAGCTTCTCGGTCATCGGCATGGACAGCACCATGTCTCCGGAAGAGATCCTGAAGACCTCGCCGCAGGCCAACCAGGCCGTTCAGTCGAACAGCGGCGGCCTCTACTAA